The Chryseolinea soli nucleotide sequence CTGTGGGGCTATGCGTCGAACGAGCACCTTACGAATGAGCAATTGATCGACGAAGCCTACGAAGGCATCCGACCGGCACCAGGCTATCCTGCGTGTCCCGATCATACGGAGAAACGTCTGCTGTTCGATTTGCTGCAAGCCGAAAAAGTGGGCATCAACCTGACGGAATCCTATGCCATGTATCCCGGTGCGGCGGTGAGCGGTTTCTATTTTGCGAATCCGCATTCCAAATATTTTGGGTTGGGCAAGATCGAGAAAGACCAGGTGGAGGACTATGCCAAACGCAAGAACATGTCTGTAGAACAAATTGAAAAATGGCTGGCGCCTAACCTGAGCTACGACATTTAACGGTGGACGACAACAGAAAGAAACCTATCCACGCATCACCAAACATTAACCCTTTCTCCTAATTAACCCGCGATGAAAGTTACCGAACATCTTGCCAACGCAAACGGCAAAACCTTATTCACCATCGAAATTCTTCCCCCGCTGAAAGGCGAGAACATCAAGAATCTTTTCAAGAACATCGATCCGTTGATGGAGTTCAAGCCGCCGTTCATCGACGTGACGTATCATCGCGAGGAATATGTCTACAAGAAAAAAGAGAACGGCCTGTTGGAGAAACGCTCCACCCGCAAGCGTCCTGGCACGGTAGGCATATGCGCCGCCATACAAAACCACTATAAAGTCGACACCGTTCCCCACATCATCTGTGGAGGCTTCAGCCGCGAAGAGACCGAGAACGCGCTCATCGACCTCGACTTCCTGGACATCGACAACGTGCTCGTGCTCCAGGGCGATCCCATCAAGACCGAGTCCCGCTTCGTGCCCGACCCCGATGGCTACATGTATGCGTCGGAATTGCTGCAGCAAGTGGTGAAGATGAACCAGGGCATCTACCTCGACGACGAACTGCTGCATGCCGCACCCACCGACTTCTGCATCGGCGTGGCCGGTTATCCGGAAAAACACTACATGGCTCCCAACCTGAAGAACGACCTTCGGTACCTGAAACTGAAAGTCGATCTCGGCGCGAAATACGTTGTGACCCAAATGTTTTTCGACAACGAAAAATATTTTGCCTTTGTGGACAAGTGTCGCGAGGCAGGCATCAACGTGCCGATTATTCCCGGCATCAAGCCGCTCACCACGAAATCGCAGTTGAACATTCTCAGCAAAACCTTTCACATTGACATACCGGAAGCGTTGGCCGATGCGGTGGAAGATTGTAAAGACAACCAAGCCGTAAAAGAGGTGGGCATCGAGTGGACGGTGCAACAATCGAAGGAGTTGATGAAAAAAGGTGTGCCAACACTTCATTTTTACACGATGGGCAAATCTGACCCTATCTACAGGATAGCAAAAGAGCTATTTTAGCGTATCTTTGGCGCTTGTTTTTAGGAGGCTTTTACATGAAGACGATTCTGCCTTGCGCAATAGCCATCGCGCTCTTGCTAGCAGTCGGCCAGGCACACGCCCAGCCGCAGAAAATCGATTCCCTTCTAAAAGTACTCCCCCTGAATCCGGGGGGTGAAGCCCGCATCGACATTCTGAACAAGCTTGCGTTCTCCTACACGCAGCTGTCCGTTACCGAAGCCGAGAAATTTGTTTCGGAGGCCATACGCCTCGCACAAGCGCAGCGCTACGACAAAGGATTGGCCGAAGGCTACAAAATTCTCGGCAGCATTTTTTTCCAGCGTGGCGAGCACGAGAAGGCCATCGAATATTCCTATAGCGCGCTGAAGATCTACGATGCGTTAAAAGACAAGAGCGGGCAGTCGAAGGTGCTCAACAACATCGCCCTCATCTTTATGGCCCGCAAGGATTTTACGCGCGTCTATGAACTCACCATGCGCTCGCTCCGGCTCAAACGCGAGATCGGCGACAGCGCCGGCGTAGCCACGTCCACGTTGGCCCTCGGCGAATACTACACCAACGAAAAAAACTACGCCACCGCGCTGCGCTTCTGCAAGGAAGCTTTGCAACGCTACCAGGAAATGAAGGACGATTGGGGCACCAGCTACGCCCTGCTGCAGATTGGGAACGTCTATGCACGCCAGCGAAACTATCCCTTCGCCTCTGCCAACTATTACGACGCCATTCGCTATGCCGTAATGGCCCGCGACAACGCGCAATTGATCGCCGGCTACAAACAATTGGGACGGCTTTTCCTCACCTTGCAACAGTTCGATTCATCGTATGCCTATTTGCGCAAGGCCCTGCTGCTGGCCCGCAAAGCCGCCAGCAAGAGCAACGAGATGGAAACACAAAAGATCTTCGCCGACTACTTCACGGCCACCGGCCACCTCGACTCGGCCCTGCGCTACACCAACAGCGCCAATCAACTGGAACACGAGATCTTCGACGCACTCAAGTCCCAACAGATTTCATCCCTCCAGATGGTCTATGACTTCGAACACAAGGAACAAGAGTTGCTCTATCAGCGTCAGCAAATACGACGGCAATATGTGGCCATCATCGGCGTCAGCCTCATCCTCATCCTGTCCATCATCTTTGGCTTCAAGCTCTTCAATCTCAACAAGACCAACCGCCTGGCCAAGGAGAGCTTGCTAAAACTCAACGCCGACATCAATAAGATCAACGCCAACCTCGAGACCATGGTGCAGGAACGCACCGAAGAGATCAAACAACAAAACCAAAAGCTGATCGAATACGCCTTCTTCACCGCCCACGAAGTGAGAGGTCCCCTCGCGCGAATACTCGGACTGGTAGAATTGGCAAAACTAAAAGAACTCCACCACGACCGCGAAGAAATCCTCATGCGCCTCGAAAACGCCGCCAACGAACTGGACGACGTTATCCGCACCATCAACCGGAAATTGGAAAACAACCGAAAACTTTAACGCCGCATTTCCTTGCGCCTTGGTGCTTTTGGTTTAGAACATTGCCGGCAA carries:
- the metF gene encoding methylenetetrahydrofolate reductase [NAD(P)H], whose product is MKVTEHLANANGKTLFTIEILPPLKGENIKNLFKNIDPLMEFKPPFIDVTYHREEYVYKKKENGLLEKRSTRKRPGTVGICAAIQNHYKVDTVPHIICGGFSREETENALIDLDFLDIDNVLVLQGDPIKTESRFVPDPDGYMYASELLQQVVKMNQGIYLDDELLHAAPTDFCIGVAGYPEKHYMAPNLKNDLRYLKLKVDLGAKYVVTQMFFDNEKYFAFVDKCREAGINVPIIPGIKPLTTKSQLNILSKTFHIDIPEALADAVEDCKDNQAVKEVGIEWTVQQSKELMKKGVPTLHFYTMGKSDPIYRIAKELF
- a CDS encoding tetratricopeptide repeat protein — protein: MKTILPCAIAIALLLAVGQAHAQPQKIDSLLKVLPLNPGGEARIDILNKLAFSYTQLSVTEAEKFVSEAIRLAQAQRYDKGLAEGYKILGSIFFQRGEHEKAIEYSYSALKIYDALKDKSGQSKVLNNIALIFMARKDFTRVYELTMRSLRLKREIGDSAGVATSTLALGEYYTNEKNYATALRFCKEALQRYQEMKDDWGTSYALLQIGNVYARQRNYPFASANYYDAIRYAVMARDNAQLIAGYKQLGRLFLTLQQFDSSYAYLRKALLLARKAASKSNEMETQKIFADYFTATGHLDSALRYTNSANQLEHEIFDALKSQQISSLQMVYDFEHKEQELLYQRQQIRRQYVAIIGVSLILILSIIFGFKLFNLNKTNRLAKESLLKLNADINKINANLETMVQERTEEIKQQNQKLIEYAFFTAHEVRGPLARILGLVELAKLKELHHDREEILMRLENAANELDDVIRTINRKLENNRKL